From the Marispirochaeta aestuarii genome, the window TCTTCTCAGGAGCAAGCTCTCCACAGGCCGGGGATTCGGCTACGGCTTCGTGCTCCGCGGGAATATTGAGTTCCGCAGGCCCGGGACGGGACGGACCGTTACTCCCTATCTGAGGATCTACGGCTCCTACAGGTGGTTCTTCTCTCCCGGGGTACAGCGGCAGTACTGGTACGACGATGCGGACAAACCCGAAGGAACGGAATACGACGGTCTGGTGCATGATATGGAGCTCATCGATCCCCGCATGGGAATCAGCGCGGGACTGCGTTTTTAAGCCTTCTGTTCAGGCATGATCCTGTTGCGCCCCGCCTCTTTGGCACGGTAGAGGTTATCGTCTGCAACCTGCACCAGCTGTGAGGTGCTCTCCCCGTTCTGCAGAGAGTTCAACCCGCCGCTGATGGTAACTTTTACACCCTGCTTACCCCAGGTATGGGACTCAATCTTTGAACGGATACGCTCGGCAATCACGAGCCCGCCCTCGAGGGACGTATTGGGGAGAATAAGAATAAACTCCTCCCCGCCGTAGCGGCCCGGTACATCCCCTTCGCGGATACCGGAACGAATAATCTCCGCCACATCCACCAGAACCGTGTCTCCAAAGGGATGGCCATGGGTGTCATTCAGCTCTTTAAAATAGTCAAGGTCCAGCATGGCCACGGTAAGGGGATTATCGTAACGCCTGGCATTGGCCGCTTCGTGCTGGAGCCGATCCATGCAGTGGGAATGGTTATACAGGCCAGTCAGCCCGTCGGTTATGGCAAGCTGCTGCAGCAGGGCATTCTGCTTGCCGAGTTCATCCATATAATGGATTATCAAACGCCGGTTACGAACCAGTTCAATATGGTTACGCACCCGCACCAGGAGCTCTTCCGCGTTGAAGGGTTTCTGGATGTAGTCAGCAGCTCCCAGCTTGAAACCCTTGATAACATCTTCGGTTTCTGTCCGGGCGGAGAGGAATATAACCGGGATGTCCTTCATTTCAACGGATTCCTTCATAAGCCTGCAGGCTTCAAATCCGTCCATTTCCGGCATCATGACATCCATCAGGACAAGATCCGGCTTGACCCTGGGAATCATCTCCAGAGCCTTTTTTCCATTGGAGGCGGGGGCAATCTTGAAACCTTCTTCCTTGAGGAGCTTGCCCAGGAACTGGATATTAGCCGGGACATCATCCACAATCATGATGGCCATCTCTTCCTGTTCCTGAATGGGCGTGAGGGTTTCAATCACAGTGATTCCTCTGATTCGTTATTGTCGACGTCCAGAA encodes:
- a CDS encoding diguanylate cyclase; translated protein: MIETLTPIQEQEEMAIMIVDDVPANIQFLGKLLKEEGFKIAPASNGKKALEMIPRVKPDLVLMDVMMPEMDGFEACRLMKESVEMKDIPVIFLSARTETEDVIKGFKLGAADYIQKPFNAEELLVRVRNHIELVRNRRLIIHYMDELGKQNALLQQLAITDGLTGLYNHSHCMDRLQHEAANARRYDNPLTVAMLDLDYFKELNDTHGHPFGDTVLVDVAEIIRSGIREGDVPGRYGGEEFILILPNTSLEGGLVIAERIRSKIESHTWGKQGVKVTISGGLNSLQNGESTSQLVQVADDNLYRAKEAGRNRIMPEQKA